The Methanocella arvoryzae MRE50 DNA window CAATCTGCAGACGCTGCGGCAAGGTCTCCTTCAACTTCAGCAAGAGTGTTTGCGCTTCTTGCGGATTTGGCAGGTCCGCCAAGCTCAACAAGTGGAGCTGGCACAGCCATCTGACAAGAAAGACCTGGTAATCTTTCTCGACTGCAAACTATTTGAACAATCTAAGTTCAGTACGATTAAAAACGCAAGGTGCAGGTTCAAGGTGCATTGGCTGTGAAGGATAAGTGTGGCGTCGTAG harbors:
- a CDS encoding 50S ribosomal protein L37e — encoded protein: MSKGTPSQGKRSKRVHSICRRCGKVSFNFSKSVCASCGFGRSAKLNKWSWHSHLTRKTW